A single genomic interval of Hydrogenispora ethanolica harbors:
- a CDS encoding ParM/StbA family protein codes for MSNQEQTVIIVDSGRQFVKAICGQTLRLIPSVVAPAREFRMDLNLSDPKYHWVAIDGQEYFVGALALEQSKDAAQERDPDKTNRNNHILVVTACASFLHRSDEQVTLLTNCPARDWRRQKDHIRQAFLGRYTVTKKAGPDRETVDFTIGDVKVLPEGAMAYFGYVYDDENMVQLHPEFLKANVLVLECGDQTINYISMMRGVYRDDDCGSLDLGLYNAHADVQKWLESQGVEITQSELSRVIIGQEAIYRGKNIIDYRSALRDAYAGLVTKILNQLQSRLKFGNYQHLLLAGGGAGPLRDELQRRLGDLLDIHCPEDAQWLNAYGAKVMYELNRKKG; via the coding sequence TTGTCAAACCAAGAACAAACCGTTATTATCGTCGATTCCGGGCGGCAATTTGTTAAGGCGATTTGCGGCCAAACTTTACGCCTAATCCCATCCGTCGTCGCTCCAGCCCGAGAGTTCCGCATGGATCTCAACCTCTCGGATCCGAAGTATCATTGGGTGGCCATCGATGGCCAAGAATACTTCGTCGGCGCTCTGGCCCTGGAGCAATCAAAGGACGCCGCCCAAGAGCGCGACCCGGACAAGACGAACCGAAACAATCACATCTTGGTTGTCACGGCCTGCGCGTCATTTCTGCACAGAAGCGACGAACAAGTTACCCTTCTGACCAACTGCCCGGCGCGGGATTGGCGGCGCCAGAAGGACCATATCCGACAGGCTTTCCTCGGCCGCTATACGGTGACCAAGAAGGCTGGGCCGGACCGGGAAACAGTCGATTTTACGATCGGCGATGTCAAAGTGCTTCCCGAGGGTGCCATGGCCTATTTCGGATATGTCTATGACGATGAGAACATGGTCCAGCTTCACCCCGAGTTTCTGAAAGCCAATGTCTTAGTTTTGGAATGCGGCGATCAGACTATCAACTACATATCCATGATGCGCGGCGTGTATCGGGATGATGACTGCGGAAGCCTCGATCTCGGCCTATACAACGCCCACGCTGACGTACAAAAGTGGCTGGAATCCCAGGGAGTCGAAATCACACAGTCTGAATTATCGCGGGTCATTATCGGCCAAGAAGCGATTTACCGCGGCAAGAACATCATCGATTACCGATCGGCGCTCCGGGACGCTTACGCCGGGCTGGTCACCAAGATTTTGAACCAGCTCCAATCCAGGTTAAAATTTGGAAACTACCAGCACTTACTCTTGGCCGGCGGCGGCGCGGGTCCGCTCCGTGATGAATTGCAGCGGCGGCTTGGCGATCTGCTGGATATTCATTGCCCGGAAGATGCCCAGTGGCTTAATGCTTACGGTGCAAAGGTTATGTATGAATTGAATAGGAAGAAGGGATAA